The Egibacteraceae bacterium nucleotide sequence GCCATCCAGCGCATCTGGTCCTCGGGCGGGTCGAGGCCGTCGCGGGTGACCACGATCAGCTCGTTGCGCCGCACGGCGTGCACGTAGCGGTTGTTGTCGTCGGTCGGCCGGCCGCCGAGGGCCACATCCGCCTCGTGCGAGTCGAGCAGCGCGCGCACGCGCTCGCGATTGCCGACCTCCAGGTGCAGCCCCACCCCGGGGTAGCGCTCACGGAACCGCGCGACCAGCGGCGGCACGATCTGCTCGCCGGCGGTGGTGACCGCGGCCAGGCGCAGCTCGCCGTGCTCGGGGTCGAGCTCGCCCGCCGCCGCCCCGCGGGCCTCGTCCAGCAGGCCGAGGATGCGCCGGGCGTAGTCGGCGTACACGAGTCCCGCCTCGGTCAGGCGCAGCCCGCGACCCTCGCGCACGACCAGCGGGGTGCCGACCTCCTCCTGGAGGGCGGCCAGGGCGCTCGACACCGCCGAGGGGGTCACGACCAGCCGTGCGGCGGCGGCGCGCACCGCGCCGGTCTCCGCCACGGCCACGAACGTGCGCAGCTGGTTGAACGTCATGTGCGAGCTCCTTTGTGAAGTTCCCACTATACAAAGAGCCGCCATTCCGCTATGGACAGGCGATCAGTCGCCTGGCATTGTTCTTGTCAGCGGTGGGGGACTTCACATACCGAGCAACACCGAGCGAAGGGTGCAGCATGGCAGACAATGGCCAGAAGAAGGGCGAGAAGAACGGCGACGACCGCTGGGGCGCAGGGGTCATCCCCTACGCCAAGATGGGCTACTGGGAGCCCGACTACGAGCCCAAGGACACCGACATCCTGGCGGCGTTCCGGATCACCCCCCAGCCCGGCGTCCCGGCGAACGAGGCGGGCGCGGCCGTGGCCGGCGAGTCGTCGACCGCCACGTGGACGGTGGTCTGGACCGACCGCCTCACCGCGCACGAGCACTACCAGGCCAAGTGCTACAAGGTCGAGCAGGTCCCCGGCCAGGACAACCAGTACATCGCCTACATCGCCTACGATATCGACCTGTTCGAGGAGGGCTCCATCGCCAACCTCACCTCGTCGATCATCGGCAACGTCTTCGGCTTCAAGGCGCTGACCGCCCTGCGCCTGGAGGACATGCGCATCCCCCTGCACTACGTCAAGACCTTCCAGGGGCCCCCGCACGGCATCGTCATGGAGCGCGAGTACCTCAACAAGTTCGGCAAGCCGCTGCTCGGTGCGACCACCAAGCCGAAGCTCGGCCTGTCGGCCAAGAACTACGGCCGGGTGGTGTACGAGGCGCTGCGCGGTGGGCTGGACTTCGTCAAGGACGACGAGAACATCAACTCGCAGCCGTTCATGCGCTGGCGCGACCGCTACGTGCACGTCATGGAGGCCGTCAAACGGGCCGAGGCCGAGACCGGTGAGACCAAGGGCCACTACCTGAACGTCACCGCGCCCACGATGGAGGACATGTACGAGCGCGCCGAGTTCGCCAAGGAGGTCGGCAGCATCATCATCATGATCGACCTCACCATCGGCTTCACGGCGATGACGTCGATGTCGA carries:
- a CDS encoding form I ribulose bisphosphate carboxylase large subunit, which translates into the protein MADNGQKKGEKNGDDRWGAGVIPYAKMGYWEPDYEPKDTDILAAFRITPQPGVPANEAGAAVAGESSTATWTVVWTDRLTAHEHYQAKCYKVEQVPGQDNQYIAYIAYDIDLFEEGSIANLTSSIIGNVFGFKALTALRLEDMRIPLHYVKTFQGPPHGIVMEREYLNKFGKPLLGATTKPKLGLSAKNYGRVVYEALRGGLDFVKDDENINSQPFMRWRDRYVHVMEAVKRAEAETGETKGHYLNVTAPTMEDMYERAEFAKEVGSIIIMIDLTIGFTAMTSMSKWARANGLILHLHRAGHGTYTRQKTHGVSFRVIAKWVRLLGVDHVHAGTVVGKLEGDPNMIAGYYDTCRQSYTPADPQKGIYFDQDWGSMPGVMPVASGGIHAGQMHQLLDYLGEDVVLQFGGGTIGHPHGVAAGAEANRVALEAMIKARNEGDDYVKNGDKILREAAKRCAPLQAAIDTWGDISFDYQSTDTPDVVETPTSA
- a CDS encoding LysR substrate-binding domain-containing protein gives rise to the protein MTFNQLRTFVAVAETGAVRAAAARLVVTPSAVSSALAALQEEVGTPLVVREGRGLRLTEAGLVYADYARRILGLLDEARGAAAGELDPEHGELRLAAVTTAGEQIVPPLVARFRERYPGVGLHLEVGNRERVRALLDSHEADVALGGRPTDDNNRYVHAVRRNELIVVTRDGLDPPEDQMRWMAAQTWLLREHGSGTRAATVSFLEQHELNPRTLTLGSNVAIVEAVVAGLGVTLVSRDAVARQVAEGTLSILAIPDTPIRRDWHLVAHTERLPATARLFVDFVVQAGEFGSPTPQEART